The following proteins are co-located in the Streptomyces bottropensis ATCC 25435 genome:
- a CDS encoding DUF6084 family protein has protein sequence MTEFSFACTGVRADRYAAGPTLVFRLRVTAAGNAPVHAVALRCQIRIEPARRGYEPAEADGLTDLFGDRSRWGSTLQPVQFAQVSVMVPSFTGETETDVVVPCTYDMEIAATRYLTALTEGEVPLLMLFSGTAFTGAGGFRVEPVPWDREAAFRMPVAVWREMVEQHFPGCGWIRLPRDTMDALLAYRSRHALASWEATLKLLLDDAAEPPARDPFRALTGTTGRTDP, from the coding sequence GTGACGGAGTTCTCCTTCGCCTGCACCGGAGTCCGTGCCGACCGGTACGCCGCCGGCCCCACCCTCGTCTTCCGGCTGCGCGTCACCGCCGCCGGCAACGCCCCCGTGCACGCGGTCGCCCTGCGCTGCCAGATCCGCATCGAACCCGCCCGCCGCGGCTACGAGCCCGCCGAGGCCGACGGTCTGACGGACCTCTTCGGCGATCGCTCCCGCTGGGGCAGCACCCTCCAGCCCGTGCAGTTCGCCCAGGTGTCGGTCATGGTCCCCAGCTTCACCGGAGAGACCGAGACCGACGTCGTCGTGCCCTGCACCTACGACATGGAGATCGCCGCCACCCGCTACCTCACCGCCCTCACCGAGGGCGAGGTCCCCCTGCTCATGCTCTTCTCCGGAACGGCGTTCACCGGAGCGGGCGGCTTCCGCGTCGAACCCGTCCCCTGGGACCGGGAGGCGGCCTTCCGGATGCCGGTCGCCGTCTGGCGGGAGATGGTCGAGCAGCACTTCCCCGGCTGCGGCTGGATCCGGCTGCCCCGCGACACGATGGACGCCCTCCTCGCCTACCGCTCCCGGCACGCGCTGGCCTCCTGGGAGGCGACCCTCAAGCTCCTCCTCGACGACGCCGCCGAGCCACCCGCGCGCGACCCGTTCCGCGCGCTCACCGGCACCACCGGAAGGACCGACCCGTGA